In the genome of Sciurus carolinensis chromosome 3, mSciCar1.2, whole genome shotgun sequence, one region contains:
- the Slc16a13 gene encoding monocarboxylate transporter 13 isoform X1 — translation MARGAEPPDGGWGWMVVLSAFFQSALVFGVLRSFGVFFVEFVAAFEEQAARVSWIASIGIAVQQFGSPIGSALSTKFGPRPVVMTGGILAALGMLLASFATSLTHLYLSIGLLSGSGWALTFTPTLACLSRYFSRRRSLATGLALTGVGLSSFAFAPLFQWLLSHYAWRGALLLVSAISLHLVACGALLRPLSLTEDTVMGGPAAQLTSLLHHGPFLRYTVALTLINTGYFIPYVHLVAHLQDLNWDPLPAAFLLSVAAIADLVGRVASGWLGDAIPGPVARLLMLWTTLTGVSLALFPVAQAPTALVVLAVTYGFTSGALTPVAFSVLPELVGTGRIYCGLGLVQMVESIGGLLGAPLSGYLRDVTGNYTASFVVAGAFLLAGSGVLITLPHFFSCFSAPTSRPQDLVIEAVDTKVPLPKKEEGLGED, via the exons ATGGCGCGCGGGGCCGAGCCCCCCGATGGAGGCTGGGGATGGATGGTGGTGCTCTCAGCGTTCTTCCAATCAGCTCTGGTGTTCGGGGTGCTCCGCTCCTTCGGAGTCTTCTTCGTGGAGTTTGTGGCGGCGTTTGAGGAGCAGGCAGCGCGCGTCTCCTGGATCGCCTCCATTGGAATCGCAGTGCAGCAGTTTGGGA GCCCGATAGGAAGCGCCCTGAGCACGAAGTTCGGGCCCAGGCCTGTGGTGATGACAGGGGGCATCTTGGCCGCGCTGGGTATGCTGCTCGCCTCATTTGCTACCTCCTTGACCCACCTATACCTGAGTATTGGGCTGCTTTCAG GCTCTGGCTGGGCCTTGACCTTCACTCCAACCCTGGCCTGCCTGTCCCGTTACTTCTCTCGCCGACGATCCCTAGCCACAGGCCTGGCACTGACAGGAGTGGGCCTCTCCTCTTTTGCATTTGCCCCCCTCTTCCAGTGGCTACTCAGCCACTATGCCTGGCGGGGCGCTCTACTGCTGGTATCTGCCATCTCCCTCCACCTAGTGGCATGTGGTGCTCTCCTCCGCCCATTGTCCCTGACTGAGGACACAGTTATGGGTGGCCCTGCAGCTCAACTCACCTCCCTTCTCCATCATGGCCCCTTCCTCCGTTACACTGTTGCCCTCACCTTGATCAACACTGGCTACTTCATTCCCTACGTCCACCTGGTGGCCCATCTCCAGGACCTGAATTGGGATCCACTACCTGCTGCCTTTCTACTCTCTGTGGCTGCTATTGCTGACCTTGTAGGGCGTGTGGCCTCTGGGTGGCTGGGAGATGCAATCCCAGGGCCTGTGGCACGGCTTCTGATGCTTTGGACTACCCTGACTGGGGTATCACTGGCCCTGTTCCCTGTGGCTCAGGCTCCCACAGCCCTGGTGGTTCTGGCTGTGACCTACGGCTTCACATCAGGAGCCCTGACCCCAGTGGCCTTCTCCGTGCTGCCTGAACTGGTGGGAACTGGAAGGATTTACTGTGGCCTAGGACTGGTGCAGATGGTAGAGAGCATCGGGGGGCTACTTGGGGCTCCTCTGTCAG GCTACCTCCGGGATGTGACAGGCAACTACACAGCTTCATTTGTGGTGGCTGGGGCCTTCCTTCTTGCAGGGAGTGGAGTTCTCATCACCCTGCCCCACTTCTTCTCCTGCTTTTCAGCTCCTACTTCCAGGCCCCAGGACCTTGTGATAGAGGCAGTGGATACCAAAGTCCCCCTGCCCAAgaaggaggaggggctgggagagGACTGA
- the Slc16a13 gene encoding monocarboxylate transporter 13 isoform X2, with protein sequence MARGAEPPDGGWGWMVVLSAFFQSALVFGVLRSFGVFFVEFVAAFEEQAARVSWIASIGIAVQQFGSPIGSALSTKFGPRPVVMTGGILAALGSGWALTFTPTLACLSRYFSRRRSLATGLALTGVGLSSFAFAPLFQWLLSHYAWRGALLLVSAISLHLVACGALLRPLSLTEDTVMGGPAAQLTSLLHHGPFLRYTVALTLINTGYFIPYVHLVAHLQDLNWDPLPAAFLLSVAAIADLVGRVASGWLGDAIPGPVARLLMLWTTLTGVSLALFPVAQAPTALVVLAVTYGFTSGALTPVAFSVLPELVGTGRIYCGLGLVQMVESIGGLLGAPLSGYLRDVTGNYTASFVVAGAFLLAGSGVLITLPHFFSCFSAPTSRPQDLVIEAVDTKVPLPKKEEGLGED encoded by the exons ATGGCGCGCGGGGCCGAGCCCCCCGATGGAGGCTGGGGATGGATGGTGGTGCTCTCAGCGTTCTTCCAATCAGCTCTGGTGTTCGGGGTGCTCCGCTCCTTCGGAGTCTTCTTCGTGGAGTTTGTGGCGGCGTTTGAGGAGCAGGCAGCGCGCGTCTCCTGGATCGCCTCCATTGGAATCGCAGTGCAGCAGTTTGGGA GCCCGATAGGAAGCGCCCTGAGCACGAAGTTCGGGCCCAGGCCTGTGGTGATGACAGGGGGCATCTTGGCCGCGCTGG GCTCTGGCTGGGCCTTGACCTTCACTCCAACCCTGGCCTGCCTGTCCCGTTACTTCTCTCGCCGACGATCCCTAGCCACAGGCCTGGCACTGACAGGAGTGGGCCTCTCCTCTTTTGCATTTGCCCCCCTCTTCCAGTGGCTACTCAGCCACTATGCCTGGCGGGGCGCTCTACTGCTGGTATCTGCCATCTCCCTCCACCTAGTGGCATGTGGTGCTCTCCTCCGCCCATTGTCCCTGACTGAGGACACAGTTATGGGTGGCCCTGCAGCTCAACTCACCTCCCTTCTCCATCATGGCCCCTTCCTCCGTTACACTGTTGCCCTCACCTTGATCAACACTGGCTACTTCATTCCCTACGTCCACCTGGTGGCCCATCTCCAGGACCTGAATTGGGATCCACTACCTGCTGCCTTTCTACTCTCTGTGGCTGCTATTGCTGACCTTGTAGGGCGTGTGGCCTCTGGGTGGCTGGGAGATGCAATCCCAGGGCCTGTGGCACGGCTTCTGATGCTTTGGACTACCCTGACTGGGGTATCACTGGCCCTGTTCCCTGTGGCTCAGGCTCCCACAGCCCTGGTGGTTCTGGCTGTGACCTACGGCTTCACATCAGGAGCCCTGACCCCAGTGGCCTTCTCCGTGCTGCCTGAACTGGTGGGAACTGGAAGGATTTACTGTGGCCTAGGACTGGTGCAGATGGTAGAGAGCATCGGGGGGCTACTTGGGGCTCCTCTGTCAG GCTACCTCCGGGATGTGACAGGCAACTACACAGCTTCATTTGTGGTGGCTGGGGCCTTCCTTCTTGCAGGGAGTGGAGTTCTCATCACCCTGCCCCACTTCTTCTCCTGCTTTTCAGCTCCTACTTCCAGGCCCCAGGACCTTGTGATAGAGGCAGTGGATACCAAAGTCCCCCTGCCCAAgaaggaggaggggctgggagagGACTGA